One segment of Leptospira fletcheri DNA contains the following:
- the queG gene encoding tRNA epoxyqueuosine(34) reductase QueG: MLESKELLSELESLSRKNGFQLCGAAKAKVPDSDRENILEWVNSDLHGGMDWYPRNMQLRLEFSGLGFRPESVLVFASLYSDSEYEAIFGESPFRFSRYAVGEDYHTVLRRKAKEILDFLKRTFPNHSFRQGVDSLPVPEKVLAREAGLGWIGKNTNLINEEIGSFFFLTVVLTDVPLRIASLPAKDRCGTCDACLRACPTGALEAYKIDARKCISYKTIEDRSPSVQGLHGWVYGCDICQEVCPWNRVKAKKKGLETELPELKVRDFFRNKIESLETISEQEFDSLFRDSSVNRISYSQFRRNWKTLRSESFPRASS; this comes from the coding sequence ATTCTGGAAAGTAAAGAACTTCTATCCGAATTGGAATCCCTTTCGCGTAAAAACGGTTTCCAACTTTGCGGAGCAGCAAAGGCGAAGGTTCCGGATTCCGATCGGGAAAATATCTTGGAATGGGTGAATTCCGACCTGCACGGAGGCATGGATTGGTACCCTAGGAATATGCAACTTCGTCTGGAGTTCTCCGGACTCGGATTTCGTCCGGAATCCGTATTGGTCTTCGCTTCCTTATATTCCGATTCCGAATATGAAGCGATCTTCGGAGAGTCTCCGTTCCGATTTTCCCGCTATGCGGTCGGGGAAGACTATCATACCGTCTTGAGGCGAAAAGCAAAAGAGATCCTGGATTTTCTGAAACGAACCTTTCCGAATCATTCCTTTCGGCAAGGTGTGGATTCTCTCCCGGTTCCGGAAAAGGTCCTCGCTCGAGAGGCAGGATTAGGATGGATCGGAAAGAATACGAATCTGATCAATGAGGAGATCGGTTCTTTCTTTTTCCTAACGGTGGTATTGACGGACGTTCCTTTACGAATCGCTTCTCTTCCGGCAAAGGATCGTTGCGGCACCTGCGATGCTTGCCTCAGAGCCTGTCCTACCGGAGCCTTGGAGGCATACAAAATAGACGCCCGCAAATGCATTTCTTATAAAACCATAGAAGATAGATCTCCGTCGGTGCAGGGGTTGCACGGTTGGGTGTACGGTTGCGATATATGCCAAGAGGTTTGTCCTTGGAATCGAGTGAAGGCCAAGAAGAAAGGACTGGAGACGGAGTTGCCGGAACTGAAGGTTCGTGATTTTTTCAGAAATAAAATCGAATCTTTGGAAACGATCTCGGAACAGGAATTCGATTCCTTGTTTCGGGACAGCTCGGTGAATCGGATTTCTTATTCTCAATTTCGGAGAAACTGGAAAACCCTTCGCTCGGAATCGTTTCCTCGCGCCTCTAGCTGA
- a CDS encoding LIC_11502 family protein, whose translation MASEKEEPDSSLTVFSGRIPIKDLLLAAKEAGVEIPKGEKALLNRCLLAGLVGALKGFSERGLSPFLPKHKTIFPEIKKELTEAFSQRTTQESEANEWLRESFEYGTKKVYHLEWKLYSSQELF comes from the coding sequence ATGGCTTCGGAAAAAGAAGAACCGGATTCTTCCCTCACCGTTTTCAGCGGTCGTATTCCGATCAAAGATCTTCTTCTTGCCGCTAAGGAAGCGGGTGTAGAAATTCCGAAAGGAGAAAAGGCACTACTGAACCGATGCCTTCTCGCCGGACTTGTCGGCGCTCTAAAGGGATTTTCGGAAAGAGGATTGTCCCCCTTCCTGCCGAAACACAAAACGATTTTCCCGGAAATCAAAAAGGAACTCACAGAAGCTTTCTCCCAACGCACCACGCAGGAATCCGAAGCTAACGAATGGCTGCGCGAATCCTTCGAGTACGGCACAAAGAAAGTATACCACTTGGAATGGAAATTATACTCCTCCCAAGAACTTTTTTAA
- a CDS encoding DUF350 domain-containing protein has product MDFIWKYLSLIGKDLVFFVLGFLVFYIGKKVKDWLEPRELDEELVRSDNGALALSLSGYYLGIIILFVTIVSHPGDGTGLFGDVIQVTAYSLLGLVLLLISQWVNDTFILTGIDAQEEIYENKNLAVGTVLFGGTIASSFFISAALNGDIGSKVFPNGLGLALSPLWEKTLIGAILSLAFFLIGQIGMILFSFYYKIWIPYRIKEELESKQNVAAGISMAGALLAIGILLTRALFREFESFFHTGLLLLLDLAFAFFIIPVLHFLAGRVILPGSTLKHEISDDQNFGAGLLEAVVLVSFSAIIFFAV; this is encoded by the coding sequence ATGGATTTTATCTGGAAATATCTTTCCTTAATCGGAAAGGATCTCGTTTTTTTCGTTCTGGGATTCCTCGTATTTTACATAGGCAAAAAAGTAAAAGACTGGTTGGAACCTAGAGAATTGGACGAGGAGTTGGTCCGTTCCGATAACGGGGCATTGGCCCTAAGCCTTTCCGGATACTATTTAGGAATCATCATTTTGTTCGTCACGATCGTATCCCATCCGGGGGACGGCACGGGGCTTTTCGGAGACGTCATCCAGGTTACCGCATATTCCCTCTTGGGATTGGTCCTTTTGCTGATTTCCCAGTGGGTAAATGATACATTTATTCTGACCGGAATCGATGCCCAAGAAGAGATTTACGAAAACAAAAACTTGGCCGTCGGCACCGTATTGTTCGGCGGAACGATCGCGAGTTCCTTCTTTATTTCGGCGGCATTGAACGGGGATATAGGCAGCAAGGTATTTCCGAACGGTCTAGGATTGGCCCTTTCTCCCTTGTGGGAAAAGACTTTGATCGGAGCGATTTTGTCCCTCGCTTTCTTTCTGATCGGGCAGATCGGAATGATCCTTTTTTCGTTTTATTATAAAATTTGGATTCCCTACAGAATCAAGGAAGAGCTGGAATCGAAACAAAACGTGGCAGCGGGAATTTCCATGGCGGGGGCTCTCCTTGCCATCGGAATCCTGCTGACCCGGGCTCTATTCCGGGAATTCGAATCCTTTTTTCATACGGGGCTTCTACTTTTGTTGGATCTGGCATTCGCATTCTTCATCATTCCCGTTCTTCATTTCTTGGCAGGCAGGGTGATCCTTCCGGGTTCCACCTTGAAGCATGAAATTTCGGACGACCAAAATTTCGGAGCGGGGCTTTTGGAAGCGGTGGTTCTAGTTTCCTTTTCGGCGATCATATTCTTTGCAGTATAG
- the map gene encoding type I methionyl aminopeptidase, protein MIYIKNKTEIEKMRAAGKLAAGLLEYISGYIRPGISTLEINDLCEEFTKKHGAKSAPLGYKGFPKSVCTSINEVVCHGIPKATDILKEGDIVNVDVTPIMEGYHGDSSRTFIVGGKSSAEVERLVQDAERSMWIGIEQVKPGNRVSDIANAIDDYLTPKGYGIVRDLMGHGIGRGFHEEPQVPHFRSNRKLTKLEPGMTFTVEPMVNLGTWEVNFSKKDGWTVTTKDGKWSAQFEHTVLVTEKGYEILTLP, encoded by the coding sequence TTGATCTACATCAAGAATAAGACTGAAATCGAGAAAATGAGGGCGGCCGGAAAACTAGCCGCCGGACTTTTGGAGTACATTTCCGGGTACATTCGTCCCGGAATTAGTACTTTGGAAATTAACGATCTTTGTGAGGAATTCACGAAGAAACACGGAGCGAAATCAGCTCCTCTCGGTTATAAGGGTTTTCCGAAATCAGTCTGTACCTCCATAAACGAAGTCGTCTGTCATGGTATCCCGAAGGCAACGGATATCCTGAAGGAAGGTGATATCGTAAACGTGGACGTGACCCCTATTATGGAAGGGTATCACGGGGATTCATCGCGTACTTTTATCGTCGGCGGCAAAAGTTCTGCAGAAGTGGAACGCTTGGTCCAAGATGCGGAACGGTCCATGTGGATCGGAATCGAGCAAGTCAAGCCGGGGAATCGAGTGAGCGATATCGCAAATGCGATCGACGATTATCTGACTCCAAAAGGTTATGGAATCGTCCGAGATTTGATGGGGCATGGCATAGGACGTGGGTTTCACGAGGAACCTCAGGTTCCCCATTTTCGCTCGAATCGTAAATTGACGAAGTTGGAACCTGGAATGACTTTCACCGTCGAGCCCATGGTCAACCTAGGAACCTGGGAAGTGAATTTCTCCAAAAAAGACGGTTGGACGGTGACCACGAAGGACGGAAAATGGTCCGCCCAATTCGAGCATACGGTTTTAGTCACCGAAAAAGGCTATGAAATTTTAACCCTTCCATAG
- a CDS encoding SpiroCoCo family coiled-coil protein, translating into MYSSSQEFGSSLDLLREEEERKSRTKIEEIRKVLEEEIRELHASHSERFRSDWDRIEENVKSFDVQVTARMREMDSYVRDIRSVLESSAGDVLGEMEEKIVPLNGMIDEEFQKMDRRLEHFSRSWEEEVVSIKNHTREAIDGLEERLGQIHLRGTELLEEFGKVYASQKDRIEEFVSKYKTNFRREGEEVREELAQRFREAKTEGQNLVSSLKEDYSGIEERFENLVKKNEKLMEAQADRIRTSTEAELGHASEQASSVLDRLRESAEEFFERQEEKIGRLNGTIDAKINKQLSSLLDKGNVQLGQLEERISKHLQEVKKNLEEALKSGKKESEDQMKSFQSQVRNLLRETEASSEEFLRFGKEEFRSAQEEYRSLQSELRKDLEEIQKAKTNLFEELESEAENLRSSVGEISEKMQEAESKSLLLLDVKEIIDRSEEFVEKMKAAVEEANHSEALSVELDRNLHLLKGAQAELESRLENVEEREKDIQEISGKAESLKLEFLNMLEESSRWEESARKLDEASERAAEMEARFVDLENRLGHFGEIREEILSLSEEAKEQKDSSGKMFQKIRDLEKEISILETREKEVVSSIRSADERLELLAGRKEEIVSVEAKFDKIEDLMSELSERHKQTSTLLQRVEDLKEGAGSVKEELEGLLAEADDTFEKLSTFLDAVQTTGQKPTGGKGGGKSSERDPLVNRKKATVLNLFHNFHWDSETIAEKLGLETSLVQTIIQSEAAKRG; encoded by the coding sequence ATGTATTCCTCCTCCCAGGAATTCGGTTCGTCTCTGGATCTACTTCGAGAAGAGGAAGAACGGAAATCCCGGACGAAGATAGAGGAAATCCGGAAGGTTTTAGAGGAAGAGATACGCGAGTTGCACGCGTCCCATTCCGAACGATTCCGTTCCGACTGGGATCGCATCGAAGAAAACGTGAAGTCCTTCGACGTGCAGGTGACTGCAAGGATGAGGGAAATGGATTCCTATGTCCGGGACATTCGTTCCGTACTCGAAAGCAGCGCGGGAGACGTGCTGGGAGAGATGGAAGAAAAGATCGTTCCTTTGAACGGAATGATCGACGAAGAATTCCAAAAAATGGACCGGAGACTGGAGCATTTCAGCCGTTCCTGGGAAGAAGAAGTCGTTTCCATAAAAAATCATACCCGCGAAGCGATAGACGGATTGGAAGAAAGACTGGGACAAATCCATCTTCGGGGAACGGAACTTTTGGAAGAATTCGGAAAAGTCTACGCTTCTCAAAAGGATCGCATCGAAGAGTTCGTTTCCAAGTACAAAACCAATTTCCGTAGGGAAGGCGAAGAGGTTCGGGAAGAATTGGCCCAAAGGTTCCGGGAAGCCAAGACGGAAGGCCAAAATCTGGTTTCCTCGTTGAAAGAGGATTATTCCGGAATCGAAGAAAGATTCGAAAACCTGGTTAAGAAAAACGAAAAATTGATGGAAGCTCAGGCGGACAGAATCCGGACTTCTACGGAAGCGGAATTGGGACACGCATCCGAACAGGCTAGTTCCGTATTGGATAGACTCAGGGAATCCGCGGAAGAATTCTTCGAAAGGCAAGAAGAGAAAATCGGTCGCTTGAACGGAACCATCGACGCAAAAATCAATAAGCAATTGTCTTCCCTTTTGGACAAAGGGAACGTACAGCTCGGACAGTTGGAAGAACGCATCTCCAAGCACCTCCAAGAGGTGAAGAAAAACCTGGAAGAGGCTCTCAAATCCGGTAAAAAAGAAAGTGAAGACCAGATGAAATCTTTCCAGAGCCAGGTGCGAAATCTGCTTCGGGAAACGGAGGCTTCCTCGGAGGAATTCCTAAGATTCGGAAAAGAAGAATTCCGCTCCGCCCAGGAAGAATACAGGTCTCTCCAGAGCGAACTGCGGAAAGACTTGGAAGAAATCCAAAAAGCGAAAACGAATCTGTTCGAAGAACTGGAATCGGAAGCGGAGAATCTACGGAGTTCCGTGGGAGAAATCTCCGAAAAAATGCAGGAAGCCGAATCCAAGTCCCTCCTCCTTCTCGATGTGAAAGAAATCATCGATCGTTCCGAAGAGTTTGTGGAAAAAATGAAGGCGGCTGTGGAAGAGGCGAACCATTCGGAGGCGCTTTCCGTAGAATTGGATCGAAATCTGCATCTTCTGAAAGGAGCACAGGCGGAATTGGAGTCCCGTTTGGAAAACGTGGAGGAACGGGAGAAAGATATTCAGGAAATTTCCGGCAAAGCGGAAAGTCTAAAATTAGAATTCCTGAATATGTTAGAAGAATCTTCCCGCTGGGAGGAATCCGCACGTAAATTGGACGAAGCCAGCGAAAGAGCCGCCGAAATGGAGGCGCGATTCGTGGACCTGGAAAATCGACTGGGTCATTTTGGCGAGATCCGCGAGGAAATCCTAAGTCTTTCCGAAGAAGCAAAGGAACAAAAGGATTCTTCGGGAAAAATGTTCCAGAAAATCCGAGATTTGGAAAAGGAAATTTCCATCCTCGAAACGAGAGAAAAAGAAGTCGTTTCCTCCATCCGTTCCGCGGACGAAAGACTCGAACTCTTGGCAGGGCGGAAAGAGGAGATCGTTTCCGTTGAAGCTAAGTTCGACAAGATAGAGGATCTGATGTCGGAGCTTTCCGAACGGCATAAGCAGACGAGCACTCTTTTACAAAGAGTGGAGGACCTGAAAGAAGGTGCGGGTTCCGTTAAAGAGGAATTAGAAGGTCTCCTTGCGGAGGCGGACGATACCTTCGAAAAACTATCCACTTTCCTAGATGCGGTTCAGACGACAGGCCAAAAACCGACGGGTGGAAAAGGAGGAGGAAAATCCTCCGAACGAGACCCTTTGGTAAACCGTAAAAAGGCCACTGTCTTAAATTTATTTCATAACTTTCATTGGGATTCCGAAACCATCGCGGAAAAACTCGGGTTGGAAACTTCCTTAGTACAGACGATTATCCAGAGCGAGGCGGCAAAAAGGGGATGA
- a CDS encoding class I SAM-dependent DNA methyltransferase, which produces MDRNTGPQGKRSRIISPIAQKKPYTSFSAVYDKAMRGAAYSLWAKMALEGYKEVTGIRIPNKILDLGCGTCKFWRHLPSQSGIWGVDCSEEMLSEAEKAGIRGTRVLSDLLSLPALPSPFDLVLSVHDTLNYFLEESHLRKIFLEIATILEASGVFFFDVSTERNFEKHFDGKILEENYGGTRLLWENEYSKGEGILTTRLRFRSGSEETEEIHYHKAYPLEVWKFLLESSGMQILKIGSDYKSWKVSSRADYLNFLCRKA; this is translated from the coding sequence ATGGATAGAAATACAGGTCCCCAAGGGAAAAGATCAAGAATTATTTCTCCGATTGCCCAAAAAAAGCCGTATACGTCCTTTTCTGCGGTATACGACAAGGCCATGAGAGGAGCTGCCTATTCTCTTTGGGCAAAAATGGCCTTGGAAGGATACAAAGAAGTCACTGGAATCAGAATTCCGAATAAAATTCTGGATTTAGGATGTGGAACTTGCAAGTTTTGGCGGCACTTGCCCTCCCAGTCCGGCATTTGGGGGGTCGACTGTTCCGAGGAGATGCTTTCGGAGGCGGAAAAAGCCGGAATCCGGGGAACCAGAGTCTTGTCGGACCTGCTTTCTCTCCCGGCCTTGCCTTCTCCCTTTGATCTTGTCCTCTCCGTCCATGATACCTTGAATTATTTTTTGGAAGAATCCCATCTAAGGAAGATCTTCCTAGAAATCGCGACAATTTTGGAAGCTTCGGGTGTTTTCTTTTTTGATGTCAGCACCGAGCGAAATTTTGAAAAGCATTTCGACGGGAAAATTTTGGAGGAAAATTACGGGGGGACCCGATTGCTTTGGGAGAACGAATATTCCAAAGGAGAAGGAATTCTGACCACGCGCCTTCGGTTCCGGAGCGGATCGGAGGAAACCGAAGAAATTCATTACCACAAAGCATACCCTTTGGAAGTTTGGAAATTTTTATTGGAATCTTCCGGGATGCAGATTTTGAAGATCGGATCGGATTATAAGTCCTGGAAAGTTTCTTCTCGAGCGGATTATCTCAACTTCCTTTGCAGAAAGGCATAA
- a CDS encoding STAS domain-containing protein, whose protein sequence is MTKLELQGRKGTVRFQNHLLDGYEKVFDEISDRASRAQFEELVLDLSQTKKITSSGVAKLLTLKNLLDHFGIRLEVVNLQSSLMDILKKFKVDMMLKIRS, encoded by the coding sequence ATGACAAAGCTGGAACTCCAAGGAAGGAAAGGAACGGTTCGATTCCAGAATCATTTGCTGGACGGATACGAAAAGGTATTCGATGAAATTTCGGACCGAGCATCCAGGGCCCAATTCGAAGAATTGGTTTTGGACCTAAGCCAAACGAAAAAAATCACCTCGAGCGGTGTGGCAAAATTGCTTACGTTAAAAAATCTCTTGGACCATTTCGGTATCCGGTTGGAAGTAGTGAACCTACAATCTTCCCTCATGGACATACTGAAAAAATTCAAAGTGGACATGATGCTCAAGATTCGCAGCTAA
- a CDS encoding ATP-binding cassette domain-containing protein: protein MSALRAVSLTKSFSDKQALFDLSFSVPKGRITALLGPNGAGKTTTMRILTGFLEPDSGSVSFGPLSLSENPIEVKRNLGYLPESAPLYGDLTAEETLEFIGQARGFKGEFLRRRIREMREVCDLGDHFFTTVQSLSKGFRQRVALAGTLLHDPEYVILDEPSSGLDPNQIGQIRSIIRSIGKDKVVVLSTHILQEVQEICDHVLILNRGRRIADASVSEMNREDSVLVIAKADLQTVRNCFLGTDVDIREESRFADAGTFHLKSSDLNHESLFDKIRNADFPVLEFRPVRKSLETVFRELTAPL, encoded by the coding sequence ATGAGCGCCTTACGGGCAGTCAGTCTGACAAAATCCTTTTCCGACAAACAGGCGCTTTTCGATCTCAGTTTTTCCGTTCCTAAAGGAAGGATCACCGCACTTTTAGGCCCGAACGGTGCCGGAAAAACCACCACGATGCGTATCCTGACCGGATTCCTAGAACCCGATTCCGGATCCGTATCCTTCGGTCCCCTCTCTCTTTCCGAAAATCCGATCGAAGTAAAACGGAATCTGGGCTATCTTCCCGAGTCCGCTCCCCTGTATGGAGATCTGACTGCGGAGGAAACTCTGGAATTTATCGGCCAAGCCAGAGGATTCAAAGGAGAATTCCTCCGGCGACGGATCCGGGAGATGCGGGAAGTGTGCGATTTAGGAGACCATTTCTTTACGACGGTCCAATCCCTTTCCAAAGGCTTTCGGCAGAGAGTGGCGCTGGCAGGTACTCTCTTGCATGATCCGGAATACGTCATTCTGGACGAGCCTAGTTCCGGCTTGGACCCGAACCAGATCGGACAGATCCGAAGCATCATTCGTTCTATAGGAAAAGACAAGGTGGTTGTTCTTTCCACTCATATCCTTCAGGAAGTACAGGAGATCTGCGACCACGTCCTGATCTTAAATCGAGGCAGGAGGATTGCGGACGCGAGCGTTTCCGAAATGAATCGAGAAGATTCCGTTTTGGTGATCGCCAAAGCAGATTTGCAGACAGTCCGAAACTGTTTTTTAGGAACCGACGTAGATATACGGGAAGAATCCAGGTTCGCCGATGCAGGAACCTTCCATTTGAAATCCTCCGACTTAAACCATGAGTCTTTATTCGACAAGATCCGAAATGCAGATTTTCCGGTTTTGGAATTCCGTCCCGTACGCAAATCTCTGGAAACCGTTTTCCGGGAATTGACGGCTCCCCTATGA
- a CDS encoding ABC transporter permease subunit, whose product MNSSFSISESLQGIRTIFSKEWRTYSNTPIGYIFAVLFLFLSAFLFFFGLGEDSFWDRKAANMEQFFLWIPLLYSVFVPAITMRLWSEEERAGTLELLFTLPFRESEIVVGKFLAAWAFLGSVLILTIPVPFSIYAVGDLDLGATFAGYLGCFLLGGSYIAVGLVFSAFTKDQISAYLLTLLFCIFLFLSGTQPVLKFLGGSAASLVSFLSFSRHFESFRFGILDGRDVFYYLSFLLFSLFANVLVLRWRRE is encoded by the coding sequence ATGAATTCCTCTTTCTCCATCTCAGAATCGCTGCAAGGAATCCGTACGATCTTCTCTAAGGAATGGAGAACCTATTCGAACACGCCAATCGGATATATTTTTGCGGTATTGTTTCTTTTTCTTTCCGCCTTCCTATTCTTTTTCGGCTTGGGAGAAGACTCCTTTTGGGACAGAAAAGCGGCAAACATGGAACAGTTCTTTCTCTGGATTCCTTTGCTATATTCCGTTTTTGTTCCCGCCATTACCATGAGGTTGTGGTCGGAGGAGGAAAGAGCGGGAACCTTAGAACTATTATTCACTCTCCCTTTCCGAGAATCCGAAATCGTTGTCGGAAAGTTTCTAGCCGCCTGGGCCTTTTTAGGTTCGGTTCTGATACTCACGATACCCGTTCCTTTTTCCATTTACGCGGTAGGAGATCTGGATCTAGGAGCGACCTTTGCAGGATACTTGGGCTGCTTTTTATTAGGAGGATCTTATATAGCGGTGGGTTTGGTATTTTCCGCCTTTACTAAGGACCAAATCAGCGCTTATCTTTTAACTCTCCTTTTTTGCATTTTCCTTTTTCTCTCGGGCACCCAACCGGTCTTGAAATTTCTAGGCGGTTCTGCGGCTTCGCTGGTCTCCTTTCTTTCCTTTTCTAGGCATTTCGAATCGTTTCGTTTCGGGATCTTGGACGGAAGGGACGTTTTTTACTACTTAAGCTTCCTCCTATTCTCTCTCTTCGCAAACGTCCTAGTGCTTCGCTGGAGAAGAGAATGA
- a CDS encoding GldG family protein produces the protein MKELWNPLFEISKSKVFFALNAFFCFLLVNAIVSEMSCKKDLSRSKRFELTSSTRKLASTLDSILYIDAFYSSKVPGEYKARLELTQQILKEIESAGNGKILLRFYDPDTSLEDARKAADSGIEPQILQKTERGSASVKQAYLGVALRLGSKTEVIPIAFFAEQVEYQILSGIRKMSRSGSDSGIGVLKTNSSLGTQAPGPGTGKDTIGIFLHQALETTVGEVPEIDPENEDFPDSVETLLWVGSGSLSETAKYRLDQFLVKGGNLIILGKAMEFRIEGAGNRMGILTGDTEAGAAYRHPHLGDLNSFLEHYGIRIHSNLVLDPDHSLPMGPLVEVEPGILGRASYPLWIVSGKKDGTLAIDSDYTKEQENLLLPWCSSLELIPDRQPNARLTPLVFSGEGAEIRSDQVMLGEKQLSRIPVRPNGGPFVLGAIVEGPLLSYFQKKTLPKDVRRESFLTRSPKDKIPKILVFGTPYLASDILAFPEYAEIFRDTNIPFLLNSIDLMEGDSDLSAARSKQSLILKMDPISIGTENLISILNVFGFPAILSLYAVLRIVRRRRMQPK, from the coding sequence ATGAAGGAATTATGGAATCCTCTTTTTGAAATCTCCAAGTCGAAGGTCTTCTTCGCTTTGAATGCATTTTTCTGTTTCCTTTTGGTGAACGCGATCGTTTCCGAAATGAGCTGTAAAAAAGACCTCTCGCGATCCAAGCGCTTCGAACTGACCTCCAGCACCCGAAAATTGGCTTCGACCCTCGATTCCATATTGTACATCGACGCGTTTTATTCTTCCAAGGTTCCGGGCGAATACAAAGCAAGGCTGGAATTGACGCAACAGATCTTAAAAGAGATCGAATCCGCCGGAAACGGCAAAATCCTATTACGATTTTATGATCCGGATACTTCGTTAGAAGACGCAAGGAAGGCCGCTGATTCCGGAATAGAACCCCAGATCCTGCAAAAGACGGAACGAGGTTCCGCCTCGGTCAAGCAAGCCTACCTCGGAGTTGCCTTGCGACTCGGCTCGAAGACGGAAGTGATCCCGATTGCTTTCTTTGCGGAACAAGTCGAATACCAAATCCTGTCCGGAATCCGAAAAATGTCTAGATCCGGTTCGGATAGCGGGATCGGCGTTTTAAAAACGAATTCCAGTCTCGGGACCCAAGCGCCCGGACCTGGCACGGGAAAAGACACGATCGGAATCTTTTTGCACCAAGCCTTGGAAACGACAGTCGGAGAAGTTCCGGAAATCGATCCGGAAAACGAAGATTTCCCGGACAGCGTCGAAACCCTCCTTTGGGTCGGTAGCGGATCGCTTTCCGAAACCGCCAAATACCGCCTGGACCAATTTTTGGTCAAAGGAGGAAATCTCATCATTCTGGGAAAGGCCATGGAATTCCGGATAGAGGGCGCCGGGAACCGGATGGGAATCCTGACGGGGGATACGGAAGCGGGAGCCGCGTACCGTCATCCTCACCTCGGCGATTTGAATTCTTTTTTAGAACATTATGGAATTCGAATCCACTCGAATCTGGTTTTGGATCCAGACCATTCCCTTCCGATGGGACCGCTCGTAGAAGTGGAACCGGGAATTCTAGGTAGAGCCTCCTACCCTCTCTGGATCGTCTCCGGAAAAAAAGACGGGACCCTGGCTATCGATTCCGATTACACGAAAGAACAGGAAAACTTACTCCTGCCCTGGTGTTCCAGTCTGGAATTGATCCCCGACCGACAACCGAACGCAAGGCTTACCCCGCTCGTGTTCAGCGGGGAAGGAGCCGAGATCCGATCCGATCAGGTCATGCTCGGAGAAAAGCAACTTTCCCGGATTCCGGTCCGTCCGAACGGCGGTCCCTTCGTTTTGGGAGCGATCGTAGAGGGCCCTCTCCTTTCCTATTTCCAGAAAAAGACTCTTCCCAAAGACGTAAGGCGGGAATCTTTCCTGACGCGCTCTCCGAAAGATAAGATCCCGAAAATTTTGGTATTCGGAACCCCTTATTTGGCCTCCGACATACTCGCATTTCCCGAATACGCCGAAATATTCAGGGACACGAATATTCCGTTTTTATTGAATTCTATAGATTTAATGGAGGGGGATTCCGACCTTTCCGCAGCAAGAAGTAAACAATCCCTGATCCTGAAAATGGATCCTATCTCCATCGGAACCGAAAATCTAATCAGTATCCTGAACGTTTTCGGCTTCCCTGCGATTTTGTCCCTGTATGCTGTGCTTAGAATTGTTCGCAGAAGGCGGATGCAACCGAAATGA